A single Fodinibius saliphilus DNA region contains:
- a CDS encoding uroporphyrinogen-III synthase produces the protein MSRSVLLTAAKEDTETFQSELRDETVSVLHYPLERYELVEDDQDVRDTFKLLDEFENIVHGSKRNAMFFVEAVEKYDKMDAVRNQLNLALNQHTADYLEEAGIPAVHPHSDGKAIDLLEFMLRIKHIGSTLYPCGDKTSESMPGLLRELDVPVEELVLFTLEGPEELKLQEYRKDIAAHDPAFIIFHSRRSVNRLLAAFPNLNYSEAHITTGDQAVTEKLEGEGIEVDSQAEGSWSSIRKIIKEELEG, from the coding sequence ATGAGTCGTTCAGTATTATTAACTGCAGCCAAAGAAGATACCGAAACTTTTCAGTCTGAACTGAGAGATGAAACCGTTTCAGTTTTGCATTATCCCCTGGAGCGTTATGAGCTGGTAGAAGATGATCAGGATGTGCGTGATACGTTCAAGCTTTTAGATGAGTTTGAGAATATTGTGCACGGTAGTAAACGTAACGCCATGTTTTTTGTGGAAGCCGTTGAGAAGTATGATAAAATGGATGCGGTACGCAACCAGTTGAATTTGGCATTAAATCAGCACACGGCTGACTATTTGGAAGAAGCAGGTATACCGGCGGTGCATCCCCATTCTGATGGCAAGGCGATAGACTTGCTGGAGTTTATGCTGCGTATTAAGCATATTGGTAGTACGCTATATCCATGCGGAGATAAAACCTCGGAAAGTATGCCTGGGCTTTTAAGGGAGTTAGATGTGCCCGTCGAGGAATTGGTTCTCTTTACCCTGGAAGGCCCTGAAGAGTTAAAATTACAGGAGTACCGCAAAGATATTGCTGCCCATGATCCTGCATTTATTATTTTCCATTCACGTCGATCGGTAAATCGATTGCTGGCGGCATTCCCTAACCTAAATTATAGCGAAGCCCACATTACTACGGGAGATCAAGCGGTTACCGAGAAGTTGGAAGGGGAGGGTATTGAGGTAGATAGCCAGGCCGAAGGAAGTTGGAGTTCTATTCGTAAAATAATTAAGGAAGAGCTGGAAGGGTGA